Proteins encoded within one genomic window of Alcanivorax sp. REN37:
- the metX gene encoding homoserine O-succinyltransferase MetX: MTHTFAADSVGLVRPEQMHFDEPLELECRRVLPQYTLMYETYGTLNADASNAVLICHALSGHHHAAGFHDAAEKRPGWWDSCIGPGKPIDTRRFFVVALNNLGGCHGSTGPTSIDPDTGKPWGPDFPMVTVKDWVRSQARLADRLGIQKWAAVIGGSMGGMQALQWSIDYPDRLAHALVIAAAPKLSAQNIAFNEVARQSILTDPNFHGGRYTEQGTYPRQGLILARMVGHITYLSDDAMRVKFGRDLQSGHFHYGFDVEFQVESYLRHQGERFSTAFDANTYLLMTKALDYFDPAREFDNALEQALERARCGFLVVSFTSDWRFAPDRSREIVNALVAAGRDVSYAEVETDKGHDAFLLKIPEYFRVLSAYLGRVADQLEEC; encoded by the coding sequence ATGACCCATACTTTCGCTGCCGATTCCGTCGGGCTGGTGCGGCCCGAACAGATGCATTTTGACGAGCCGCTGGAACTCGAATGTCGCCGTGTGCTGCCGCAGTACACGCTGATGTACGAGACCTATGGCACGCTCAACGCAGACGCCAGCAACGCGGTGCTGATCTGCCATGCCTTGTCCGGCCATCATCATGCGGCTGGCTTCCACGACGCCGCCGAAAAACGGCCGGGCTGGTGGGACAGCTGTATCGGTCCGGGCAAGCCGATCGATACCCGTCGTTTCTTCGTGGTGGCGCTGAACAACCTCGGCGGCTGCCACGGTTCTACCGGCCCCACCAGCATCGACCCGGATACCGGCAAGCCTTGGGGTCCGGATTTCCCGATGGTGACGGTGAAAGACTGGGTGCGCAGCCAGGCGCGCCTGGCCGACCGGCTCGGCATCCAGAAATGGGCCGCCGTGATCGGCGGCAGCATGGGCGGCATGCAAGCGCTGCAATGGTCGATCGATTACCCCGACCGACTCGCCCATGCGCTGGTGATCGCGGCGGCACCGAAACTATCGGCACAGAACATCGCCTTCAACGAGGTGGCACGGCAGTCGATCCTCACTGATCCCAACTTCCACGGCGGCCGCTACACCGAGCAGGGCACCTACCCACGCCAGGGCCTGATTCTGGCGCGCATGGTCGGCCACATCACTTATCTGAGCGACGACGCCATGCGAGTGAAGTTCGGCCGTGACCTGCAAAGCGGCCACTTCCACTACGGCTTCGACGTTGAGTTTCAGGTGGAAAGCTATCTGCGCCACCAGGGTGAGCGTTTCTCCACCGCATTCGATGCCAACACCTACCTGCTGATGACCAAGGCGCTGGATTATTTCGATCCGGCGCGGGAGTTCGACAACGCACTGGAACAAGCGCTGGAGCGTGCCCGCTGCGGTTTCCTGGTGGTGTCCTTCACGTCCGATTGGCGCTTTGCCCCGGACCGCTCGCGCGAAATCGTCAACGCGCTGGTGGCGGCCGGTCGTGATGTCAGCTACGCCGAGGTGGAAACAGATAAAGGGCACGACGCCTTCCTGCTCAAGATCCCGGAATATTTTCGGGTGTTGAGCGCCTACTTGGGCCGCGTGGCCGACCAGCTGGAGGAGTGCTGA
- the metW gene encoding methionine biosynthesis protein MetW, protein MVRPDLALLAEWIPQGARVLDLGCGDGSLLAYLKEARGIQGYGLEIDPDNIARCLDNGVNVIEQDLDQGLGNFADQRFDYVVMTQAIQALERPDGLLAEMLRVGREAIVTFPNFGYWRVRQYLLARGRMPVSRRLPYQWYDTPNIHLCTVRDFEALCHEHGHRIQERKVLNHDLQQTWPSQVWPNLFGELALYRLSH, encoded by the coding sequence ATGGTACGTCCTGATCTGGCCCTGCTGGCCGAATGGATCCCGCAAGGCGCCCGGGTGCTCGATCTCGGCTGCGGTGACGGCAGCCTGCTGGCGTATTTGAAGGAAGCCCGCGGCATCCAGGGTTACGGTTTGGAAATCGACCCGGACAACATCGCCCGCTGCCTCGACAACGGCGTCAACGTGATCGAGCAAGATCTGGACCAAGGGCTGGGTAATTTTGCCGATCAGCGTTTCGATTACGTGGTCATGACCCAGGCCATCCAAGCCCTGGAGCGCCCAGACGGACTGCTGGCGGAGATGCTGCGGGTCGGTCGCGAAGCGATCGTCACCTTCCCCAACTTTGGTTACTGGCGGGTGCGCCAGTACCTGCTGGCGCGCGGTCGCATGCCGGTATCGCGGCGGTTGCCGTACCAATGGTACGACACCCCCAACATCCACCTGTGCACGGTGCGCGACTTCGAGGCGCTGTGCCATGAGCACGGCCACCGCATTCAGGAACGCAAAGTCTTGAACCACGACCTGCAACAAACCTGGCCCTCACAAGTGTGGCCGAACCTGTTCGGCGAGTTGGCGCTTTACCGCCTCTCCCACTGA
- a CDS encoding acyl-CoA thioesterase: protein MTDDHEEPTPEGELALQTIAMPADANWNGDIFGGWLVSQMDLAGAICARKTAPGRVATVAIDTMAFLRPVPVGAVVSCYTELLDVGRSSMNIRVEVWIRSKGETAKVTEGIFTFVAIDEYGRTRAVRQAV from the coding sequence ATGACTGACGATCACGAAGAGCCGACGCCGGAAGGCGAACTGGCACTGCAGACCATCGCCATGCCCGCCGACGCCAACTGGAATGGCGACATCTTCGGTGGCTGGCTGGTATCCCAAATGGACCTCGCCGGCGCCATTTGCGCCCGCAAGACCGCCCCTGGCCGGGTTGCCACGGTGGCGATCGACACCATGGCGTTCCTGCGCCCGGTGCCGGTCGGTGCGGTGGTGTCCTGCTACACCGAATTGCTGGATGTGGGCCGCAGCTCCATGAACATCCGCGTGGAAGTGTGGATCCGCAGCAAAGGTGAGACGGCCAAGGTCACCGAGGGCATCTTCACGTTCGTGGCGATCGACGAATACGGCCGCACCCGCGCCGTCCGCCAAGCAGTCTGA